The following DNA comes from Irregularibacter muris.
AATAAAATTGGACTAAGACACTTTATCGATGCTCCTATTGAAGAATTAAGAAAAATAAAGGGCATTGGCATAGCAAAGTCAGCTCAATTAAAGGCAGCTATAGAATTGGGGCGGAGATTATCTAGGGAAGACCCTATCAATAGAAACATTAAAAGCCCTTTGGATGTCGTAGATTACCTCATGGAAGAAATGCGTTACCTATCACAAGAACATTTTAAGGTGGTTCTTCTAAATACTAAAAATTTTGTGATTAGCATTGACACCGTGACCATAGGAACGGTAAACGCTTCCTTGGTACACCCAAGAGAAGTTTTTAAAAATGCCATAAAAAAGAGCTGTACTTCCATCATACTTGTGCACAATCATCCCAGTGGGGACCCATACCCCAGTGTAGAAGATAAGTCCATCACTAAAAGGCTTATTGAAGCAGGTAATATTATTGGAATAAAAGTTCTAGATCATATCATTATAGGAGATGGAAAGTATTTAAGCTTTAATGAAAAAGGAATGATATAATAATTATCGGTTACATACACTAATCAATAAACCTAAAAAGATAAATTGTATTTTTGACAAAATAGAGGAGGAGCAAGAATGAGCAAGTTTGGTTTTTTTTCAAAGGATGTAGGCATTGATCTGGGAACGGCAAATACATTGGTATATGTCAGAGGTAAAGGTATTATGGTAAGGGAGCCTTCTGTAGTTGCCATAAATAAAAATATAAAAGCGGTCATGGCAGTAGGGGAAGAAGCGAAAAAAATGATTGGAAGGACCCCGGGAAATATAGTGGCCATCCGGCCCATGAAGGATGGGGTAATCGCAGACTTTGATATTACCCAAAATATGTTAAAATATTTTATTAAAAAAGCCTATAATAAAAACAAAATGGTTAAACCAAGGGTACTCGTTTGTGTGCCATCAGGAGTCACTGAAGTTGAAAAGAGGGCAGTAACTGAGGCAGCAGAACAGGCGGGAGCTAAGGAAGCCTACGTCATTGAAGAACCAATGGCGGCTGCTATTGGTGCAGGATTACCTGTAGGAGAGCCTACTGGGAGTATGGTAGTTGATATTGGTGGAGGTACTAGTGAAGTGGCTATCCTATCTCTAGGTGGAATTGTTACAAGTAAGTCAATTCGTGTAGGTGGTAATGAACTAGACGATGCGATTATCCAGTATATTAAAAAAGAGTATAACTTAATGATAGGAGAAAGAACTGCTGAAGAAATCAAGATAAATATAGGTTCAGCTTTCCCCTCTACAGAAAAGAAATATATGGATATTAAAGGTAGAGATTTAGTGTCAGGACTTCCAAAGACCTTAGAGATAAATTCTGAGGAAATATTAAGTGCATTAAAAGAACCAGTTAATGGCATTGTTGAGGCAGTAAAATACAGCCTAGAAAAAACTCCGCCGGAATTAGCTGCGGACATTATGGATAAAGGAATTATGCTAACTGGTGGAGGCGCATTACTAAATGGACTAGACGAGCTAATTAGAGCTGAGACAGGCATGCCTGTGGATATAGCGGAAGATCCTTTGGATTGTGTGGTAAAAGGAACAGGTATGGTACTTGATGATGTGGAGATGTTTAATAAGGTGATTGCCGCTTCTAAAAGAATCGGTTAGATAGATGGGGTGAAAACTTGAACTGGATTAAAAAATACAAATTTGGTATGATAGTAGCTTTAGCTACTATCATTCTTCTTATTTTCATTGGGTTTACTTCAGGGGGAAGAAACCAAGTGACTTATGTGGAGGGACTTATTAGTAAGTCTATTGCTCCTGTACAAAAAGTCCTATACTCTGGATCGCGTTACGTGCATAACTTCTTTACTTCTATTTTTGAAATAGGAACCTTGAAGGAGACCAATAAGGAATTGCAAAAAGAAATAAGTGAGCTAAAACAGAAACAGGCAAGCCTAGAGGATATACAAAATGAAAACACAAGATTATCTAAGTTGCTCGATTACCAAAAAGCCAATCCACAATATGACTATATTGTAGCGGATATTGTAGCGGTTGATCCTGAAGTATGGTTTAACGTCTTTACTATAGATAAGGGGTCAGACGATGGACTGAAAAGAAATATGCCTGTAGTAGTTAGCGAAGGATTGGTGGGGAAGATCGTAGAAGTATCCAAAGATACAGCAAAGGTTCTTTCTATTTCAGATGCCAGTAGTATGGTGAATGGGATAGCTTCGAGAACGGGAGATTACATTCGGATAAAAGGTAATGTAGATACTGTATTGGAAGGCAATATAACTCCTGATGTTAAACTAATGCCTGGTGATTTAATTGTAACTTCTGGTATGGGGGGAATATTTCCCGAGGGCATAATGATTGGAGAAGTAGAAAGTGTTACAAAAGAAAAAGGACTATTAGAAAAAAGTGTAATGATGAAACCGGCTGTTGAATTCAAAAAACTTAATGAGGTACTGGTATTAAAGAAAAAATAGTCAAGGAGTAGTTAGCGTGAGATTATTGATTTTAAGTCTATTGTTGGTTATTGAAATAATTATAGAATCAACTGTTTTTCCTTTTATTAAAATAGGAGGTGGATTTCCTAACCTAGTACTAATCACAATCATATCCTTTGGTTTGATCTATGGAAAAAAAGAGGGAATATTCCTTGGTTTAATAGGAGGGCTATTTTCAGATATTCTTTTTGGCACAGTAGTGGGTCTATATGCCCTTCCTTATATGATTATCGGATATATTATGGGGATTTTTAATGAGCGGGTTTTTAAAGAAAACAAAATTATTCCCTTTATCTTTACGATCATGGGCACACTATTTTTCCAAGGATTATTTTATTTAATCCAATATTTAAGGGGGGCAGGTGCTTTATATATAGGCCAGATAAAAAGCATTGCTACAATTTCCCTGATTTTAAATTCAATAATTATTGTGATTATTTATCCATACTTCTTGAAACTTAGTAATTGGCATGTCATAAAAGAAAAATAAAAATTTCCTATTGAAATAAAGGTGGTTACATGATAATAGAAAAAAACAAGCATCGTTTTACTTTTATATTTATTTTTATTACATTTGTTATCTCTGTTTTTCTTTTTCGACTTGCCCAATTGCAGATTGTGCAAGGAGAAGAAAATAGGGAAATTGCGGAAAACAAAATGTTGCAAAGAGTGGTTAGGCCGTCGGAAAGAGGGATTATATACACGAATGATGGATATGTACTTGCCTCGAATAGGGTGGGCTACTCAGTACAAATGGCCTACAAACAAATGGATGAGGTCGAAAGAAACAATATGATTTACAAGTTATCTAGCATATTGGATAAACATGGGGAGGAATATGAGGATGAATTCCCTATAGTATTTCAAGAAGATGGTACCCTTGCCTTCACCTTTGACATAGAAGAACAAGAGTGGAAAGAAGAGCATGATATTCCTAAAAATGCAACAGCAAAAGAAACCATTAATATTCTCAGAAAAAGGTATTTTGTAAAGGAGGATATTGGGGATGAATTAGCAATACAAGCTATTACCAAGGTGCACTTAAATACAAGCATTCCTATTTCATTAGATCCAAAACCTACCTTTATTTTTGAAAAAAGAGAAAATGACTGGAAGAAGTCTTACGGCTTTAAGGAAAAGGAATATGGTTTATCCGCTGAGGAAGTATTTAATAAACTAAAAGAACAAAGTAAGATTGATGAAAAATACTCCAAGGAACAAGCTAGAAAGATTTTAATGATCAGAGAAAAGATAAAGAAACAGGGATTTCGTTCTTGGGAAGCCGTTGAAATTGTCAATGATATTAAGCAGGAAACCATGGCAGAAATCATTGCTCATAACGATGAAATGCAAGGGGTAGTAGTAAATCCTAAGCCTATTCGTCATTATCCTGAAGGAGAATTGGCTGCTCATGTATTGGGATACATCAGTAAAGTTAATGAAACCGATGTAAAGGAAAAAGATTATAAAATGCAGGACCTAAAAGGAGCCCAAGGTTTAGAGGCTGTTTATGAGTCTGATCTACGGGGTGAGGATGGAGAAAGCTTAATTATAACGGATTATAGGGGCAGACCTAAAAGTGATTTTGTAGATCAGGAAAAGAATCCTGTTCCCGGCAACAACTTATTCCTTACGATAGATTATGATGTGCAAAGAGCAGCGGAAAAGGCTTTAGAAGAAGCCATTAATGACCTCCAAACAGGAGCAAAAGGTAGACAAGCTAAAAAAGCCAAGTCAGGTGCTGTAGTAGCCATAGATGTCAATACAGGGGGGATTTTAGCCTTGACAAGCTATCCTTCCTTTGATCCAAACCTTTTTTCTAAAGGGATTTCAAAGGAAGACTGGGAAAAATATAATGTTATAACCAATGACCCCATTTCCCCTAAGCCTCTTTACAATAATGCTACCATGGCAGCACTACCACCGGGTTCGATTTACAAGATGGTGGTGGGGGTTACTGCCCTAGAGGAAAAGAAAATCCGTATCCAAGACTATGTATATGATGGAGGAAGATATCCAGGTTTTGGGGGAGACAGATTTCGGTGTTGGTTACGTAGTGGTCATGGCAATGAAAATATTAAAGAGGCCATAAGAGACTCCTGTAATGTTTATTTTTATGAAGTAGGGAACAGATCAGGAATTGACAATATCGAAAAATACTCTAGAGCTTTTGGACTAGGAGAAAAAACAGGTATAGAAATATCAGAATCTGCGGGTATACTTGCCTCTAAAGAGTCCAAAGAAACCACGTGGCTATATACCACTTCCAATTATTTGCGCAATACTATGGGCATTACGGGTAATAGTGTTATCCAGAACGAACAAGGGGAGGATCAAGAGGTTTATACCTCCTACGCCATTGCTAAAGAACTATTTGATGGAGTAAGAGCCATAGAAGGAAACAATTATAACCAAGTGTATCAGAAAGTAGCAGAAATTCTACAGAACCATGGAGTTAAAGATTCTCAACATATTTATCAAATATATCAATACATCATCGCTGGTAGATGGACGGTTGCCGATACACTCAATACATCTATTGGTCAGGGGGGAACCTCCCTTACACCTATTCAAATGGCTAATTATGTTGCAACCCTTGCAAATGGAGGTACCCACTATGAGCCTTATTTAGTACAAAAAGTTGTTGATTCCAATGGTAAAATTGTAGAAGAAAAGAAACCTAAGGTGAAAGATAAAATAGAGATTGATCCTAAAAATCTGGAAGCTATTAAAGAAGGAATGAAAATGGTTGTTGCCCCTGGGGGTACAGCTGCAAGTGATTTTATAGGATTCCCTCATGATACTATCGGAGTGGCTGGTAAAACTGGTTCAGCTCAGTACGGTAGCGAAGATACAGAAGCTATGGCCTGGTTTGTAGGATTTGCCCCCTATGATAAACCTCAGATTGCAGTAGCGGCTTTGATTATAGAGGGAGAG
Coding sequences within:
- a CDS encoding rod shape-determining protein — protein: MSKFGFFSKDVGIDLGTANTLVYVRGKGIMVREPSVVAINKNIKAVMAVGEEAKKMIGRTPGNIVAIRPMKDGVIADFDITQNMLKYFIKKAYNKNKMVKPRVLVCVPSGVTEVEKRAVTEAAEQAGAKEAYVIEEPMAAAIGAGLPVGEPTGSMVVDIGGGTSEVAILSLGGIVTSKSIRVGGNELDDAIIQYIKKEYNLMIGERTAEEIKINIGSAFPSTEKKYMDIKGRDLVSGLPKTLEINSEEILSALKEPVNGIVEAVKYSLEKTPPELAADIMDKGIMLTGGGALLNGLDELIRAETGMPVDIAEDPLDCVVKGTGMVLDDVEMFNKVIAASKRIG
- the radC gene encoding RadC family protein, producing the protein MKECSQEHYTIKEFPEEERPREKLIKYGEKNLSDAELLAILLRTGGKNMTAISLAHQILNHNKIGLRHFIDAPIEELRKIKGIGIAKSAQLKAAIELGRRLSREDPINRNIKSPLDVVDYLMEEMRYLSQEHFKVVLLNTKNFVISIDTVTIGTVNASLVHPREVFKNAIKKSCTSIILVHNHPSGDPYPSVEDKSITKRLIEAGNIIGIKVLDHIIIGDGKYLSFNEKGMI
- the mrdA gene encoding penicillin-binding protein 2, which codes for MIIEKNKHRFTFIFIFITFVISVFLFRLAQLQIVQGEENREIAENKMLQRVVRPSERGIIYTNDGYVLASNRVGYSVQMAYKQMDEVERNNMIYKLSSILDKHGEEYEDEFPIVFQEDGTLAFTFDIEEQEWKEEHDIPKNATAKETINILRKRYFVKEDIGDELAIQAITKVHLNTSIPISLDPKPTFIFEKRENDWKKSYGFKEKEYGLSAEEVFNKLKEQSKIDEKYSKEQARKILMIREKIKKQGFRSWEAVEIVNDIKQETMAEIIAHNDEMQGVVVNPKPIRHYPEGELAAHVLGYISKVNETDVKEKDYKMQDLKGAQGLEAVYESDLRGEDGESLIITDYRGRPKSDFVDQEKNPVPGNNLFLTIDYDVQRAAEKALEEAINDLQTGAKGRQAKKAKSGAVVAIDVNTGGILALTSYPSFDPNLFSKGISKEDWEKYNVITNDPISPKPLYNNATMAALPPGSIYKMVVGVTALEEKKIRIQDYVYDGGRYPGFGGDRFRCWLRSGHGNENIKEAIRDSCNVYFYEVGNRSGIDNIEKYSRAFGLGEKTGIEISESAGILASKESKETTWLYTTSNYLRNTMGITGNSVIQNEQGEDQEVYTSYAIAKELFDGVRAIEGNNYNQVYQKVAEILQNHGVKDSQHIYQIYQYIIAGRWTVADTLNTSIGQGGTSLTPIQMANYVATLANGGTHYEPYLVQKVVDSNGKIVEEKKPKVKDKIEIDPKNLEAIKEGMKMVVAPGGTAASDFIGFPHDTIGVAGKTGSAQYGSEDTEAMAWFVGFAPYDKPQIAVAALIIEGEHGNWSAPIARAVIDEYLNLGEEKEEPQNKIIDNQLYE
- the mreC gene encoding rod shape-determining protein MreC, which encodes MNWIKKYKFGMIVALATIILLIFIGFTSGGRNQVTYVEGLISKSIAPVQKVLYSGSRYVHNFFTSIFEIGTLKETNKELQKEISELKQKQASLEDIQNENTRLSKLLDYQKANPQYDYIVADIVAVDPEVWFNVFTIDKGSDDGLKRNMPVVVSEGLVGKIVEVSKDTAKVLSISDASSMVNGIASRTGDYIRIKGNVDTVLEGNITPDVKLMPGDLIVTSGMGGIFPEGIMIGEVESVTKEKGLLEKSVMMKPAVEFKKLNEVLVLKKK
- the mreD gene encoding rod shape-determining protein MreD; this translates as MRLLILSLLLVIEIIIESTVFPFIKIGGGFPNLVLITIISFGLIYGKKEGIFLGLIGGLFSDILFGTVVGLYALPYMIIGYIMGIFNERVFKENKIIPFIFTIMGTLFFQGLFYLIQYLRGAGALYIGQIKSIATISLILNSIIIVIIYPYFLKLSNWHVIKEK